The nucleotide sequence CCTTCAAATGCTTTTGATAAAAGCGGGCTTTTATTGTTCTCCCTCCACCAATAATTGCAATGGTTTTATTAGGACTATTCTCAATAGAATCAATGGTTAGTTCTCGAATGCTGGTTAAGTTTCGATTGGATGCAACCACAGAGCTTGCTGAGTGGCATGCAGCAACAACATGTTGGGCACCATTCTCAAATAGAAAATTAACTACTTTATCAACTCTTGCTTTAAGGACATTGAATTTTAATTTACCATAAGGGACCTCCCCTGAATCAGAAAAATAAATTATTGGAATATCGGGATAATCTCTCTTTATCATAGACAACAAGCCAATTCCTCCAATCCCATAGTCCATTATAGCAATTGGATAATTCATGGGTAAGTCAGTTCGATATTTTTGATATCATTCATATCCTTGGAATCAAATGCTAATATTCTGGAGTGCATTCCAATATTGATTACCTCTACTTTCCTTCCTGGGAATCTACTTTCGAGGTACCATTTCATTTCATGCTGAGATCTGATGGGATTGTATTTTAACATCTGCGACCATCCGGGATCTGTAACTAACCTGTTTAAATTTTTGTGAAATTCAGGTTGTGTAAATCTGTTCATGTAGTGCAAAAACTTACCTTTTAACAGTGATGGCCACTCTTTCACCTTGACTGGAGCTGTCACCATATCCACGATTAGCAACTTCCCATCTTTCTTCAACACACGTTCGATCTCAATCATTATTGGGTCCCAATCGAGGTAACGGTAGGACAGCAATGAAATAACTAAATCAAATGAATGATCCTGAAATGGAAGGGTCGGACCGTCGATTTTTTGAAATTTTATTTGATCATTCCCTTTGTTTAGGTCTCTTGCAAATTCAAGCAACTGATCCGACACATCCACTCCAAGGCCTGAAGAAATACTATCCGATAATTCATTCAGTAGTGCCCCATTTCCACAACCAACATCAAGGACAGAGATGGCCTTATCTGGCAAGTGCTTAAGTATCCAGTTAAATTCATCCTTTCTAACTTTTATGTCTTTAAATGTTTCAGCATACAATGCAGCGACGGAGTTATAAGTATCATCTATTTTCTCCAAACTTGGCTCAAAGCTTTTAAGTGCTTCTGGCTTCATTTGGTCGAGCATCTTTTTCATACTTGCCATCCATCCATGCGATTTTTTCCCTGGACATCCGAAGCAATAAAGATTTCCCTTAGATCTCAACGGAATTTTGTATTTGTCTTTTCTTTCGGAGAATGTAGTATACCAATGATATCCGGCTGTCTTTACTTTCTGCACTCTTGCAAAATATGGAGCGAACCACCTTGCTGACCTACAGCAATGAAATATTGCTTCCGCGTCTTTCGAAAAGGGGATTTCAAGTTTTTCAATTTCAAATGGACTGAATTGTTCTGGATATTGTACTGTTCCATACATCGGCCCATACATACCAGAATGCCCAATAAAATGGAACTGGTCAATTTCATTGCCTTCCTCAGTAATCTTTCGAAACACTTCCCTTATTTCTTGCTTGGACTCAATTGCCTTACAGATAACCTCATTTTCTGACGATGCTAACTCTTTGGCCATTGTCTCTGCAACTCTTTGGAATTGAGCGCCTCCTTTACGGTAGAGCGTAGTATATAAGATTACAATTAGTTCTTTCAAAGCTTCTTTCCTTTGGTAAGATATTCAGGTCTATCGTAAAGTGGGTTGCCTCCTCTTTTTAGTAATTCCAGTATAGTCACATCTTTAGCATTGTAAACTCTTTCCAAATAAGATCTCCATATATTCTCCGGCATAGCATAATACTGTTGAGATAGTTTTTGGAGCATGTCAATTTCTCCTTGTTCCAAGTACTTTGTAAAATGAAAAAACTCTAGGTTCGATACAATCCTTAGTGTTTTGTCATAGTCCTCACCATTTGGAGGGTTCCAGTTTAATGCATCAAATGACGTTTCATAAATAATCATTTCTGCTAAGGATTTTTGAACAATTACTAATGAGTAGGATTGCGAGTTATAATTCTCACTGAGTCTTTTTACTACAATTGAGTAAAGCTTATTAGGTGGGTCATATTTACTGGAATCGTATGAGCTGTGACTAAAGAAGCTGAAGCATAATAAAAGAATGAATGCTGGATATACCAGCTTTGATTTCCATTTTGTTTTCATAAGAAAATAAGTACTCCATAATACTGGAGCGACTAAAAAAAATCTATAGCCCATGCTTCCATTATCCATTACAAAAAAAGGAAGTAAGCAAAGTATCAAAAGTGCCGGCCAACCGATGCGGCTCATTAGATCATCAGACTGATATTCTTTGTTTCTTGCGTAGTAGAAAATGGAGACGATCACCAGACTAGTGAAAATAATTAGATCCAATGTCCACCATAGAGATATGTCCTTTTCCATTATTCTGTAAAATGAAAAGGGGGCAAATTGTGGAATGAAGGAAAACTGATTTTCAAAGCGCATTAAATCACTGATATGAATAATACCTGGAAGTAGCGAAGCGATCACCAGAACAATAAATCCTAGAATAATCCACTTCAATTTTATGTATTTCAGACTATAAATAACAAGTAGTATGATACAAAAACCTCCAATCATTCGATGTGAGAAAATGCAAAATAGAAATGTGATTAGAATAGCTTTCCAAGAATGACTTATTAGTGACGAAAGGAAAAATGTGAAGAAAATCAACCCTAACGCATTCTTTGGAAATTGAATGATGAAAAAAGTCAGGGTGGGGCTAAAAAGGAGGTAACAACCGATGATGAGAACCAACAGCCAATTATTTGAATGCTTTCTGACAATGATGCAGGATGCACTTACCAACGCTGCACCCAATAGAGCAGAGCCAAATTTGAAGGCAAGTATATAATCACCAATAAGCCAGGAAAGAAATGTGAAATACGGGTAAATTATAGAATAGTCAAGCGATTGCAGATATCCATATGTTAACCATGAATGAGATTGCATGACATAATAATAACCGTCCCATCCATTTGGATATGGACTTTTATTTAGCACTATCATTCTCAACCCAAATGACAATAGTCCAAATCCAATAGCCGTCAATAGCCCAAACCTATTTTTTGAAGACCAAGGCATATTCTGATTTTAATTTTTCTCTTAAACTCTTCATGAAAACTGGGCCTGGATCAGGTTTGTCGTGTGGATAGTATGTGCTATCTAATTCAAGAAATAACTTGAAATGTGGTAACTCTTGTTGAGTGTACTCATCATGTCCAATTAAGTATTCTATTGAAGAGTATTTAGCAGTTAAATATTGAATAAGCAATGCGTTTGATGTCAGTTGTTTTACAGTCAACTCATCACTCGATCTTGCTACATTCTCAATTCCAATACTTACATGATTAAAGCCTATTATATGTCTGGCCATAACTGAATCAGGAAGTAAATTATAGATAGATCCATCCCTGTCAATAACATAATGTATACCCACATTTAGACTGCTGTAGTTAGCTATATCCGTTCTATTCTTAGCTAAGTGGTTCTGCTTAAACAGTTCAATAGTCTCTTCGAGTGTAGGTATTACTGTATGGTGAACTACAATCATTTTTGGCTGGTCTATCAAATAAGTATCCAGGCCATAATGCTTTGAACTGTAGCTTTTCGTAAGTTCTTTCTTTACTTCAGAAAAAGTAGAGATTGTGTCTACCTCCACATTAAGGGTAGGAGTAGATACTTGAGCAGTTCTACCAGAATTGTTGCACCCAAAAAATAGAATAAAGAAACTAAGACTCCATTGACTTAATGAATTGGGCATTCTTCTTCTCTATTTCATTAAGAAAATTAGTTGCATCATCAAAGTAAGGAGTATACCATTCTTTGAAATAAAAATGCTCTTTCATTCGATCAGTCTTAAACATATGTCCATGCCTAGCAAAAATTTCGTTTCTAAAATAAGCCAATTCATTACCATCCATTGCAGCTAGATCCTCCTTTGTTAACTCTGCAATTCTTGCCTTTAAATAAAGATTTGATCTATTGTAAATCACTGGCTCTACCAAATTGACTATTAAATTTTGTTCTAACCTTGAATTGGAAATATCTCTATCAAATTCACCGTAATAACTAGGTGCTAGAAATGACCGATAAAAATTTGATTTGATAGCTATTTTCACGTCCGTTACCTTCCCTTCTACCTGAGATGTCAAGAGATCTACAATTTCCAACTGACCAGTTATTTTTAATGTATCTCCTAAATGGTCATTAGCTGTATTGACAGTGTAATTAGCAAGTTTGATTAATGAATTACTATGATTCATAGTGATCTCCATCCTCTCCAATAAATCCCTTTCGATTAGCACGGCCGAATATTCAAACTCGGTACCGTCCATGGTCAGATTTTCATATTTCACAAAGGTATTTTCATCCACATCAACAGCCTCTTCTCTTAAGTGAAAAAAGAGCTGCTCCTTCAGTTTAAATTCATCTTTGCCTTTGAAAGAAAATTCTTTAGGAGTCTCCGTTTTCTCAGTAACTGGAGTTTCTCCATTTGAAGTGTTTGAATTGCTTGAGGAACACGAATAGAAAATCCAAATCAGTAGGGTTAAAAAAAAGAGATTGGTGAACTTCATTTTCTGAATTTTACTGGAAAGGTAAATAAAGTTTGAGTCCAGTCAAATACACTTGAGAATCAATTGCTAGCATCTCGCTGTGTCATGTTTTCGTGAAAAGTTAAGACTATTAGAATGGCTTTGTGATCTATTTCTGGGGCACCCATTGTGAAACTAGATTCAACTTTCTTTGTGGAAAGGTCTGGATGTAAATGATCAGGTCCATATTCCACGTTATGATGATCTGCTGAATCAAATCGAGCTATCTGCTTTCCAGATTTATCAAAAATCATATAACCATAATTCATTAATGAATCTAGTCTTAGAATCAACTTGAATGAACTTAGTCTTCGTTTTGCAGTTATGGCGTTCCCCTTAATAGAAACTACTGTACAATCAAGCTCCTGATCTAATGTTAATAGAGCTGAAAAAATGACCTCATCTTTGGTTAGTTTTCTAGTTTCTAATCTAGATTCCACTTTGAATTTTTTATTCAAATAGTCGAGAAAATTGCCATGTAGAGTGGCTTCATTAAAGTGTTTTTGACACAAATGAAACCCAACCATTATCCCTGAAAGATTATTAGCCATAGTACTTGAAGCAAACATTGAAACATCTTCTCCACAGATCACACAATTCTTGGTTTTAATGTAAATCCCTTGGTCAATAGATGTCGATTTCACTCTTCCATTTACCCAACCCTTGTAAAACTTGTTTTCCTCTTCTTGCCTTTTCTTATAAATAGAAACTCTCAATGATGCCTCATCCTTTTTGATTAAGTCATCAAATTCTTTGTGCATCAGAAACGGAAGATCGAAACCTCCGTCTTTCAATCTCAAGGCTGTATTGGACATTTTTCCCATATCCTTCTCTGAAATAAAGTAAAGCCTACCAAGTGGAATATCATCTTCAAAATTATAGTAGGCACAAAAAAAGAACGTACCTTCAGCAAGAAACAAGAAAGTTTTGTCCGCATCATAAAGCATAGTCAATAGATGACTTTCGTGATACAACTGAACTGAGAATACAGGACTCTCCATAGGAAAATTTCCTAATACAACTTGTATTCCCTTATCAATCTGATTTCCAGTTAGTCGATGAGAATAAAGGAAATCAAAGTATTCAAATAGGTTCATTTCTTAGTCCTTCTGGTCATCAATAGCGCTTTCATCTTTCCATTTCCTAAAAACTTTCAATATCTCCTCGTCAATATTGGTCCGGTCAGCATCATTCCAGTAGTATTGAAATTCATCAAACTCCAAATCCTCTTTAGCATACGATAGAAGATAAAAATCTAAGTATTCAGAATTGTAATCTGAAGCATAGTAGATGTCTCTCAATGAACTTAATAAAACTCTCAGTTCCTTCTCTCCCTTTAATCCAAGATCAACTAAATAAGTGGCATAATTTCGAATTACAGTCTCATTGTCTTCGTAACTCAACCCAAGTTCAACCAATATTCGATCGGTCAATTCTTTTAACTCAAACTGATTGTAAGGCTTTTCGAGTAGAGCAAGCATAGACAAGCTTTCAGTTTCAAAGCCTGCCTGCATCATCTCTACTGCCCAATCAGCCCATTTTTCATCAACACTTCTATTGAATACTTTCCAAGCAAGGATTTCATAAGTTCTTGGAATTGGTTCCATATCAGTCCACTTCATGAAATTTTTCATCACCACACATTCTTACAATCTTAGGCTGAAACGAACCAACAACATCAACTAAGTCTTTTTGAGACTCCATTACCTTCTCGATGTCTTTATAAGCCATCGGTGCTTCATCTAATCCAGAACCAATTACTTCAACTTTGGCTGCATTGATGTGATCTATCACGGTGTTCTTGTCCAAAGTGTTCTTAGCTTGAGTCCGAGACATTGCTCGACCTGCACCATGTGAAGCCGAGTTAATTGATGCCTCATCTCCTTTACCTCTAACAATAAATCCCGGTGCAGTCATAGATCCTGGAATGATACCTAAGACTCCTTTACCAGCAGGTGTTGCACCTTTTCTGTGAACGATGATCTCATCACCATTTCTATCCTTCTCCTTCCAAGCGAAGTTGTGATGGTTTTCAATCATTGTTACAGGATTAGCTCTTAGTCCAACAGCCATTCTCTCGTGGATTTGGTGATGACATGCTGAAGCATATTCTCCAGCAAGATTCATGGCCAACCAATACTCTTGCCCAAGCTCTGTATCTAAATCCAGCCACGCAAGGTGCCTTGCTTCATCGGGTAGCTTACAGTTTTCCATTGCAAGCTTTGTGTAATGTTTTGCAATGTTTGCTCCAAATCCTCTTGACCCTGAATGAGAAAGGACAGCTAAGTAATTTCCTGTTGCTAATCCAAATTCATTATTCTCATCTTCGATTTCAGTTATTCCAAATTCAACGAAATGATTACCTCCGCCTGAAGATCCTATTTGCATTGCCGCTCTATCTTTTAGGTCACCAACAACTCTGATCTCATTGAACAGGCTGTCTTCTAAAATCTCATGGTCTTTTGGTTTTTTGAAAGTCGCTTTCCCAAACTTGGTGTTTCGAACAAGCATCTTCTTTAGATCTTCTTTTCTATCAACTAAAATCGACTCAGGAATATCGTAGATTGTCATACACATTCTGCACCCAATATCAACACCAACTCCGTATGGAATAACTGCATTTTCAGTAGCCAGAACTCCTCCAATAGGTAAGCCATACCCTTGGTGTGCATCTGGCATTAATGCTCCTGCTTTGGCAATAGGGAGCCGCATTGCATTTTCTATTTGATTTAGTGCTCCCTGCTCGATTCCCTCAGCTCCATAGACTTTGTACAAATCTGGAGTCTCCCGAAGTGGCAAGACCGTTTCAATAGGAGTTATAAGTTCTTTTGCAATTGGAGCAAACACCTCGTGATCTACAAAATCTTCAGGTTTTGCCAACACTTCTTGAAGGGAGCCTTTAACATTTTCAATCTCGCTTGAATTAATTACCTCAATAGCAACGCCAATGGCCTTTCCTTCAGGGTAACCCAACTTGATTAATTCTTCGCCTGTAACATGTGTTTTATTTTCTTCCATGATCCAAAGGAAAACACTAAGTACGCAGTGTTTTTGCGTAGTTAAAATTATTATAAAAAAAAGG is from Marinobacter alexandrii and encodes:
- a CDS encoding class I SAM-dependent methyltransferase; its protein translation is MKELIVILYTTLYRKGGAQFQRVAETMAKELASSENEVICKAIESKQEIREVFRKITEEGNEIDQFHFIGHSGMYGPMYGTVQYPEQFSPFEIEKLEIPFSKDAEAIFHCCRSARWFAPYFARVQKVKTAGYHWYTTFSERKDKYKIPLRSKGNLYCFGCPGKKSHGWMASMKKMLDQMKPEALKSFEPSLEKIDDTYNSVAALYAETFKDIKVRKDEFNWILKHLPDKAISVLDVGCGNGALLNELSDSISSGLGVDVSDQLLEFARDLNKGNDQIKFQKIDGPTLPFQDHSFDLVISLLSYRYLDWDPIMIEIERVLKKDGKLLIVDMVTAPVKVKEWPSLLKGKFLHYMNRFTQPEFHKNLNRLVTDPGWSQMLKYNPIRSQHEMKWYLESRFPGRKVEVINIGMHSRILAFDSKDMNDIKNIELTYP
- a CDS encoding EpsG family protein encodes the protein MPWSSKNRFGLLTAIGFGLLSFGLRMIVLNKSPYPNGWDGYYYVMQSHSWLTYGYLQSLDYSIIYPYFTFLSWLIGDYILAFKFGSALLGAALVSASCIIVRKHSNNWLLVLIIGCYLLFSPTLTFFIIQFPKNALGLIFFTFFLSSLISHSWKAILITFLFCIFSHRMIGGFCIILLVIYSLKYIKLKWIILGFIVLVIASLLPGIIHISDLMRFENQFSFIPQFAPFSFYRIMEKDISLWWTLDLIIFTSLVIVSIFYYARNKEYQSDDLMSRIGWPALLILCLLPFFVMDNGSMGYRFFLVAPVLWSTYFLMKTKWKSKLVYPAFILLLCFSFFSHSSYDSSKYDPPNKLYSIVVKRLSENYNSQSYSLVIVQKSLAEMIIYETSFDALNWNPPNGEDYDKTLRIVSNLEFFHFTKYLEQGEIDMLQKLSQQYYAMPENIWRSYLERVYNAKDVTILELLKRGGNPLYDRPEYLTKGKKL
- a CDS encoding peptidoglycan recognition family protein: MPNSLSQWSLSFFILFFGCNNSGRTAQVSTPTLNVEVDTISTFSEVKKELTKSYSSKHYGLDTYLIDQPKMIVVHHTVIPTLEETIELFKQNHLAKNRTDIANYSSLNVGIHYVIDRDGSIYNLLPDSVMARHIIGFNHVSIGIENVARSSDELTVKQLTSNALLIQYLTAKYSSIEYLIGHDEYTQQELPHFKLFLELDSTYYPHDKPDPGPVFMKSLREKLKSEYALVFKK
- a CDS encoding YARHG domain-containing protein, with the translated sequence MKFTNLFFLTLLIWIFYSCSSSNSNTSNGETPVTEKTETPKEFSFKGKDEFKLKEQLFFHLREEAVDVDENTFVKYENLTMDGTEFEYSAVLIERDLLERMEITMNHSNSLIKLANYTVNTANDHLGDTLKITGQLEIVDLLTSQVEGKVTDVKIAIKSNFYRSFLAPSYYGEFDRDISNSRLEQNLIVNLVEPVIYNRSNLYLKARIAELTKEDLAAMDGNELAYFRNEIFARHGHMFKTDRMKEHFYFKEWYTPYFDDATNFLNEIEKKNAQFIKSMES
- a CDS encoding RtcB family protein → MEENKTHVTGEELIKLGYPEGKAIGVAIEVINSSEIENVKGSLQEVLAKPEDFVDHEVFAPIAKELITPIETVLPLRETPDLYKVYGAEGIEQGALNQIENAMRLPIAKAGALMPDAHQGYGLPIGGVLATENAVIPYGVGVDIGCRMCMTIYDIPESILVDRKEDLKKMLVRNTKFGKATFKKPKDHEILEDSLFNEIRVVGDLKDRAAMQIGSSGGGNHFVEFGITEIEDENNEFGLATGNYLAVLSHSGSRGFGANIAKHYTKLAMENCKLPDEARHLAWLDLDTELGQEYWLAMNLAGEYASACHHQIHERMAVGLRANPVTMIENHHNFAWKEKDRNGDEIIVHRKGATPAGKGVLGIIPGSMTAPGFIVRGKGDEASINSASHGAGRAMSRTQAKNTLDKNTVIDHINAAKVEVIGSGLDEAPMAYKDIEKVMESQKDLVDVVGSFQPKIVRMCGDEKFHEVD